The proteins below are encoded in one region of Syntrophotalea carbinolica DSM 2380:
- a CDS encoding DoxX family protein, producing the protein MLRTLCTTDNDLGSLVLRVILGGVFFPHGAQKALAWFGGHGMAPTVAFFDQAFGVPAALAYLVIAAEFLGAIALVLGLLTRFAAFGIFAVMAGAIYLVHWQNGFFMNWTGSQQGEGIEYHLLVLGMALALMIRGGGRASFDRVLSR; encoded by the coding sequence ATGCTTAGAACCTTATGCACAACGGACAACGACCTTGGCAGCCTGGTTTTGCGGGTAATTCTGGGTGGCGTGTTTTTCCCTCACGGGGCCCAAAAAGCCCTGGCATGGTTCGGCGGCCACGGCATGGCCCCGACGGTAGCCTTTTTCGATCAGGCTTTCGGCGTACCTGCTGCGCTGGCCTATTTGGTCATCGCGGCCGAATTTCTCGGCGCCATCGCCCTGGTTTTAGGGTTGCTGACCCGGTTTGCCGCTTTCGGCATATTTGCCGTCATGGCAGGCGCCATCTACCTGGTCCACTGGCAAAACGGGTTTTTTATGAACTGGACGGGCAGTCAACAAGGCGAAGGTATCGAATATCACCTGCTTGTTTTGGGCATGGCTCTGGCCCTGATGATCCGTGGCGGCGGCCGCGCTTCTTTTGACCGCGTTTTAAGTCGCTGA
- a CDS encoding methyltransferase domain-containing protein, whose product MADDWNKIWQERANTDLHPDPWLRKVLPLLPPAGRVLDLACGRGRNALFLAEGGYAVTAVDASGEALGQLASEAQRRGLRIDRLQQDLETDPRLVLDPFDVVIQFFYLQRSLIPEMQRLVKPGGIAVMRTFSRAGNFPGGPGNPAFSLDPGELQALFAGWQVLLHEEGLDEAHRGGGLAGIVARRPMERQD is encoded by the coding sequence ATGGCCGACGATTGGAATAAAATCTGGCAGGAAAGGGCGAACACGGATCTGCACCCCGATCCGTGGCTGCGCAAAGTGCTGCCTCTGCTGCCACCGGCCGGCCGGGTTCTCGATCTGGCCTGTGGTCGGGGTCGCAATGCCTTGTTTCTGGCCGAAGGCGGTTATGCGGTGACAGCGGTGGATGCTTCCGGCGAAGCGTTGGGCCAACTGGCCTCTGAAGCGCAGCGCCGCGGACTTCGCATCGATCGGCTGCAGCAGGATTTGGAAACCGATCCGCGGCTGGTGCTGGATCCCTTCGATGTAGTGATCCAGTTTTTTTACCTGCAGCGATCCCTGATTCCCGAAATGCAGCGACTGGTTAAGCCCGGCGGCATAGCGGTGATGCGAACCTTCAGCCGCGCCGGAAATTTTCCCGGCGGGCCGGGCAACCCCGCTTTTTCCCTGGATCCCGGTGAGTTGCAGGCCTTGTTTGCCGGTTGGCAGGTGCTGCTGCATGAAGAGGGGCTTGACGAAGCCCATCGCGGTGGCGGTCTGGCCGGTATCGTCGCCCGCCGGCCGATGGAAAGGCAGGATTGA
- a CDS encoding helicase C-terminal domain-containing protein — MEKTFTSQVIEVMRQAIAAADGREVFFQGRTDADLRVVQVQVLARGNGSAVPAIVQECRYGDVVIHNHPSACLEPSMADLEIASRLGSQGVGFLIVDNPVENVYKVVEPFAPREPRHLPPEKIDALLGPNGVVAKTLSGYEERPEQLRMAFAVGEAFNRGQLAVIEASTGTGKSLAYLVPALLWALANEERVVVSTNTINLQEQLIRKDLPFLQRAAGLDFRAVLVKGRNNYLCRRRAETARLEPGLFDAELSGELTAILEWAAASHEGSREELTFLPRSEVWEEVRCEADQCARVKCHHYGACFFHKARRQAAQADLLVVNHALLLSDLALRHQTDNYSTAAVLPPFDRIVLDEAHHLEDVATRYFASQVTRYAFARVLGKLRHLRKPDKGVLPRFINALARELPDTEDVMYRRFYEAVEALSGSSHALYEKALQTLEGIGLDLATAHGTRVGAEELRRRVIPEMRESAFWSSAVERIRELAGASEEMAQALEALLKDSETLPEAVADKLVSPLTDLRGIADRLEAIAADLRFFIARDDSTCAWFEVVEGRIGRGRGVITRLCTAPLDVAGQLKEGLYDRFRSVVLTSATLAVGESFQYLKSRVGLDRVETGRVRELLLHSPFDFSSQALVVVPTDVPEPGRSGYPAMVRDLTERAVVAADGRTFALFTAYGLLRQVYGELAPVLQARGYRCLRQGEANRHRLLKSFAEDETSVLFATDSFWEGVDVPGRSLEQVIITRLPFKVPTEPVLEARAEAISAAGGDPFMQYTVPQAVIKFKQGFGRLIRHREDRGVVLILDSRVVKKGYGRIFLRSLPDVPVAKGGTEEVMGALADFLRPTTQAERQPLPEAP, encoded by the coding sequence ATGGAAAAGACTTTCACATCACAGGTCATCGAGGTCATGCGGCAGGCCATAGCTGCGGCCGATGGTCGGGAGGTCTTTTTTCAAGGGCGCACCGACGCTGACTTGCGGGTTGTGCAGGTGCAGGTACTGGCGCGTGGTAACGGCAGTGCCGTGCCGGCCATTGTGCAGGAGTGCCGTTACGGGGATGTCGTCATTCATAACCACCCCTCGGCCTGTCTGGAACCATCCATGGCCGACCTGGAGATCGCTTCGCGTCTCGGATCCCAGGGGGTCGGATTTCTGATTGTTGATAACCCTGTGGAAAATGTTTATAAGGTGGTGGAACCCTTTGCTCCACGGGAGCCTCGACACCTGCCGCCGGAAAAAATCGACGCCCTGCTCGGTCCCAACGGCGTGGTGGCCAAGACGCTGTCCGGCTACGAAGAACGCCCCGAACAGCTGCGTATGGCTTTTGCCGTGGGAGAGGCTTTCAATCGCGGCCAGCTGGCGGTTATCGAAGCCAGTACCGGCACCGGCAAAAGTCTTGCGTATCTGGTGCCGGCTCTGCTTTGGGCGTTGGCCAACGAGGAGCGGGTGGTGGTATCGACCAACACCATCAATCTGCAGGAACAGTTGATTCGTAAGGATTTGCCGTTTTTACAGCGGGCTGCCGGCCTCGATTTTCGGGCGGTACTGGTCAAGGGGCGCAACAACTATCTGTGTCGGCGACGGGCGGAAACGGCGCGGCTGGAGCCGGGATTGTTCGATGCTGAGCTCAGCGGTGAGCTCACCGCCATTCTGGAATGGGCGGCCGCCAGTCATGAAGGGTCGCGCGAGGAATTGACCTTTCTGCCCCGCTCCGAGGTGTGGGAAGAGGTGCGTTGCGAAGCCGACCAGTGTGCGCGGGTAAAGTGCCATCATTACGGCGCCTGTTTTTTCCACAAGGCTCGCCGCCAGGCCGCTCAGGCCGATTTACTGGTCGTCAACCACGCTTTGCTGCTGTCGGACTTGGCGTTGCGCCACCAGACCGATAATTACAGCACGGCCGCCGTATTGCCGCCCTTCGATCGTATTGTTCTGGACGAAGCCCACCACCTCGAGGATGTGGCGACCCGCTATTTCGCCTCCCAGGTTACACGCTATGCTTTTGCCAGGGTGTTGGGCAAGCTGCGCCATTTGCGCAAACCGGACAAGGGGGTGCTGCCGCGTTTCATCAATGCCCTGGCGCGGGAACTGCCGGATACGGAGGATGTTATGTACCGGCGGTTTTACGAAGCTGTCGAGGCGTTGTCGGGTAGCAGCCATGCTCTCTATGAAAAGGCCCTGCAGACCCTTGAGGGTATAGGGCTGGATCTGGCGACGGCCCATGGTACCCGTGTCGGGGCCGAGGAACTGCGGCGCCGGGTGATCCCGGAAATGAGGGAAAGCGCATTCTGGTCCTCGGCGGTGGAGCGTATCCGCGAGTTGGCCGGGGCCAGCGAGGAGATGGCTCAGGCGCTGGAAGCGTTGCTCAAAGACAGCGAAACTCTGCCGGAGGCGGTTGCGGACAAGCTGGTTTCACCGCTGACCGATCTGCGAGGCATTGCCGATCGCCTGGAGGCTATTGCCGCCGACCTGCGATTCTTCATCGCCCGGGATGACAGTACCTGTGCCTGGTTCGAGGTGGTCGAGGGTCGCATCGGACGTGGCCGCGGAGTGATCACCCGCCTTTGCACGGCCCCCCTGGACGTTGCCGGTCAACTCAAGGAAGGGCTTTACGACCGCTTCCGCAGTGTGGTGTTGACCAGCGCCACCCTGGCGGTGGGGGAATCGTTCCAGTATTTGAAAAGCCGGGTGGGGCTCGACCGGGTTGAAACCGGCCGGGTGCGGGAATTACTGCTCCACTCGCCCTTCGATTTTTCCAGCCAGGCGTTGGTGGTGGTGCCGACCGATGTGCCCGAACCGGGGCGTTCGGGCTATCCGGCCATGGTTCGCGATTTGACGGAACGTGCCGTGGTGGCGGCTGACGGTCGCACCTTTGCGCTGTTTACGGCGTACGGTTTGTTGCGCCAGGTCTACGGGGAACTGGCGCCGGTGCTGCAGGCGCGCGGGTATCGCTGCCTGCGCCAGGGGGAGGCGAATCGCCATCGTTTGCTGAAAAGCTTCGCCGAGGATGAAACCAGCGTGCTGTTTGCCACCGATTCCTTCTGGGAGGGAGTCGATGTGCCGGGGCGTTCTCTGGAGCAGGTGATCATTACCCGGCTGCCTTTCAAAGTTCCCACCGAACCGGTGCTGGAAGCTCGCGCCGAGGCGATCAGCGCTGCCGGTGGCGATCCGTTTATGCAATACACCGTGCCCCAGGCGGTCATCAAGTTCAAGCAGGGCTTCGGGCGATTGATCCGCCATCGCGAGGATCGGGGCGTGGTCCTGATTCTTGACAGCCGGGTGGTAAAAAAGGGTTACGGGCGGATTTTTTTGCGCTCCCTTCCCGATGTGCCGGTGGCCAAAGGTGGTACCGAAGAGGTCATGGGCGCGTTGGCCGATTTTTTGCGGCCGACCACACAAGCCGAGCGACAGCCGCTACCCGAGGCCCCGTAA
- a CDS encoding NRDE family protein codes for MCLIVLAHRMHPDYPLVVAANRDEYFHRPTAVAAFWSDAPQVLAGRDLRGGGTWLGVTRQGRWAALTNVREPVEGAAARSRGLLVSGFLRSQDDPQHYLARLARWGYRFTGFNLLAGDSRALASYSNRDVGVRVLPPGCYGLSNHLLDTPWPKVEQAKGRMHALLARRDFVPDQLWDVLADRQLPDVATLPETGIDRDLEQALGAIFVQLPDYGTRCSTLLSISREGHVRFSERRFDSHGKMQGESRFSFTLVR; via the coding sequence GTGTGTCTGATTGTGCTGGCGCATCGCATGCATCCCGACTACCCATTGGTGGTGGCCGCCAATCGCGACGAATATTTCCATCGGCCAACGGCCGTCGCAGCTTTCTGGAGCGATGCGCCCCAGGTTCTGGCCGGTCGTGATCTGCGGGGCGGGGGAACCTGGCTGGGCGTGACGAGGCAGGGACGCTGGGCGGCTTTGACCAATGTGCGGGAACCGGTTGAGGGGGCGGCGGCACGATCTCGTGGCCTGCTGGTAAGCGGGTTTTTGCGTAGCCAGGATGATCCGCAACACTATCTGGCTCGCCTTGCCCGGTGGGGATATCGGTTTACCGGGTTCAACCTGCTGGCCGGCGATAGCCGTGCATTGGCCAGCTATTCCAATCGCGATGTCGGCGTGAGGGTTTTGCCCCCCGGTTGTTACGGTCTCAGCAACCATCTGCTGGACACCCCCTGGCCCAAGGTCGAACAGGCAAAAGGGCGCATGCATGCGTTGCTGGCGCGGCGCGATTTTGTTCCGGACCAGCTTTGGGATGTGTTGGCCGACCGGCAACTTCCGGATGTCGCCACTCTGCCGGAAACCGGTATCGACCGCGATCTGGAACAAGCTCTTGGGGCAATTTTCGTCCAGTTACCCGATTACGGCACCCGCTGTTCGACGTTGCTGTCGATCAGTCGCGAGGGCCATGTCCGGTTCTCGGAACGTCGCTTCGATTCCCACGGTAAGATGCAGGGCGAGAGCCGTTTCAGTTTTACCTTGGTTCGCTGA
- the rfaD gene encoding ADP-glyceromanno-heptose 6-epimerase: protein MLIVTGGAGFIGSNIVQALNARGREDILVVDDLTDGTKFANIADARICDYLDKDEFLRRIASGDSFGDRIEAIIHQGACSTTTEWDGRYMMENNYAYSKTLLHYCLERRIPFLYASSAATYGGGQVFCEEPQYERPLNVYGYSKALFDQYVRRVLPTADSQVAGFRYFNVYGPREQHKGSMASVAFHLRNQLLKDGSVNLFEGCDGYGDGEQRRDFIYVGDVVDVNLWFLDHPEVSGIYNVGTGRSQTFNDVAHAVLKAHEGGELQYVPFPEHLKGRYQSFTEADLTRLRGAGFDGSFLTVEEGVARYMEWLQQN, encoded by the coding sequence ATGCTTATTGTTACCGGCGGAGCCGGTTTTATTGGCAGCAATATCGTACAGGCCCTCAATGCGCGCGGGCGAGAAGATATCCTGGTCGTCGACGATTTGACCGACGGTACCAAATTCGCGAATATCGCCGATGCGCGAATCTGCGATTATCTCGATAAGGATGAATTTCTCCGGCGCATCGCTTCCGGCGACAGCTTCGGTGACCGGATTGAAGCCATCATTCATCAGGGCGCCTGTTCGACGACCACCGAGTGGGACGGACGTTACATGATGGAGAACAATTACGCCTACTCCAAGACCTTGCTGCATTACTGTCTGGAGCGGCGCATTCCTTTTCTGTATGCGTCCAGCGCGGCGACTTACGGCGGTGGCCAGGTGTTTTGCGAGGAGCCGCAGTACGAGCGGCCTCTCAACGTCTACGGCTATTCCAAGGCGCTGTTCGATCAGTACGTGCGGCGTGTGCTGCCCACCGCCGACAGCCAGGTAGCGGGTTTTCGCTATTTCAATGTCTATGGGCCGCGGGAGCAGCACAAAGGGAGCATGGCCAGTGTCGCCTTCCATTTGCGCAACCAGTTGCTCAAGGACGGCAGCGTCAATCTGTTTGAAGGGTGCGACGGATACGGCGACGGCGAGCAGCGGCGTGATTTTATCTATGTCGGCGATGTGGTCGACGTCAATCTGTGGTTTCTTGACCACCCTGAGGTATCGGGTATTTACAATGTCGGTACCGGACGCAGCCAGACCTTTAACGATGTCGCCCACGCGGTGCTGAAGGCTCACGAGGGGGGCGAATTGCAGTACGTGCCGTTCCCCGAGCATCTCAAGGGTCGCTATCAGAGTTTTACCGAAGCGGATCTGACCCGTTTGCGCGGTGCCGGTTTTGACGGCAGCTTCCTGACCGTCGAGGAGGGCGTGGCGCGTTACATGGAATGGCTGCAGCAGAACTGA